Part of the Pangasianodon hypophthalmus isolate fPanHyp1 chromosome 9, fPanHyp1.pri, whole genome shotgun sequence genome is shown below.
GAACAAAATTGTATTACTGTTCAAATACTAACCAActacactgtatataaagaaaagtgctGTAAGTTAAATACTCCCTTAAATACTCCCTGCGTTCAGATCCAAAACAGcagattcatattttttttttcctttttttaaagttgaagaTCTGATTGTTTTGCCTCACAGATCAGCAGTGCCTCCTCTCTGGAGTCCCTGGGAACACTCATCGGCGGCGTTCCCTCTGcaaccatcaccatcatcccaTCGTCTCAGCTTCTGTCTTTATCGCAGAATCCAACATTCATCAATAACATTCTGTCAGCACCAGTTATTCTGCAAAAGACATTTGTCCAGAAGgtattctctctcttacacacacagaacacacacacacacacgcacacacacatgcaaaatacattacagcacattactAAAATGGAGATTTACATTACTGTGTTCTATaccagtttaatttaaaatcaatccTTTGTTCAGAATGCAGTTTGTTTAGTCTGGAAAAGTTGAAGGTCTGCTCCCACACTTTCTCCCAGGTAATCTCTGTAGACCAAACTGAAGTGCTACAGAATGTTCCGGATGCACTCGTGATGTATATTCCACTTGTTCTACTGACCTCACTGAGCTCTTTTGACGTTTCACTCATCAATAACAAGAGCTGGAGTCATGAACAGGTAACTGAACAGACCCACATTGTcagagaaatgtaaatcactTTGTTATACTGAAAACCTAGAGTAACATGGCTTGACTGTGATCACAGCACTTACAGAGGTCTGAATTCCTGTCAAGTTTGGATCTCGGGGTGTAAAACGAatcaataaaattttgaatttttttgtttgatttttaccaGGCTATGATGTTGTTTGGTGCAGTGGCCAATGCCAGtgataatccagaagagtgagttagaaacagacacacacacacacacacacacacagcctgactCGCTTACATAGGCAGTGTAAATAACTATTGGGCGAACAATCCAGATAACGCATATGATTCTGCCAGAGTCCAATAagatgttgtgttttggttcatcggtgtgtgtatgtctgtgtgtgactgtgtgtgtttctccccaCAGTCTGTCAGCATCAATACTGCAGGGATTCTCCTGCAGCTCAGTTCAGACTCTCCCACAGCAGAAAGCCAAAGATCTAGTGAAAGCCTGTAGACCTCGTGCAGGCAGAGACAAGGTCCTCCTGAAAGAGGCTCAGGTACATACACTCTGATATTCATTCACATTCCGCACACAGTCTGAAACACAGGTAGCAAGTGGACCCAAACTTTTACTGGTACCTGAGATACCACACAGTCACGGTGCgttttgtgtttcagctgaCCTGCATGTACAGCTACGTGAAAGACGATCCatttgttagctttactgacgtCCCCTCTGATATGCTTCTGTACTACAGGTGTGTAACACGTTCACATACACAATGTACCGTATATAAAAGATAAGGCACACTTCCCCTGCATTCCCAATTTTCAAATATCTGAGGTTAAGAATATGGGTCATATGctatctgtaatgtgtgtgtgtgtgtgttgtagctaTGAGAAGATACAGAAGGAGAACTGTCGGTCATATTTCTCTGCCCTGGGCAGAGCAGATTTCTCCGTTCTTTCCCACGGCCTTGACAAAAAGACCATCCTGTTCAATGATGCAAAGGACTGCCtggtaaaacatacacaataacATGTTCATAGACCAACACTCAATATTAGCACTTAAATATTACGGAAAACAAGTCACCCAATCTTTCAATCAATTTGTGTCTCATGAAATTCCAATgttgaaatatacatttacggcatttatCAGATTCCCTTctacagagtgacttacattagTGCTTTGTGCCctatcaaaaacatatattaatacgCTAATTCACTATGTCTATGAATAGGAAGTAAAAATACCATTCAGCTGAAACCGTGTTGGTGGttagtacagaataaaaaacacgAATTGggtcttgagttttttttttgtttgaagacagccagagTATGGTAGAGAGTGGTCTGTGATAAGTGCCTTCAGGTATGCATGTGCTTGTCCgtctttgtctttgtgttttaaaactgATGCAGTAGCTACAGAAAGCCAGTGGCGGGAGCACAACATTGGGTTGGTGTGGGAGAATCTGGAAAGGTTGAAAACGAGTCTGGCAGCTGCACTCTTGATCAGTTGCAGGGGGCGGGTGATATGCAGTTTGCAGGGGCAGAACTGCGACattcagtagtccagtctcaagatgatgagggaatgaacaagcacctgagtgagctttgtggatagaaatggcctCAAGATCCTCCTGATGTTAGCAGTCAGCTTAGCAATATGAGTAGTGAAGGACAATTGATTGTCCAGAAATACCCCAAGgttgagatctgagagttgtccaaGGAGATCTAAAGATCTTGATGTGGGCATGCATCTCCACAACAGCAACACTCTGGCCAACActcagtcttgctgggatttagtttcagctgatgagctgccatctaCTACATGCTCTGTTCAGAAAAACGATTGTCTAAAGGAGGAAAGGAGACATcaagtgtcatcagcatagcactCATATGATAATCCACGTCAGCAAAGTTCAATTCCAACTGTGACATAGAACAACAATAGAATGCTTTTGGGTGGTTCTCAGGAATTATACTCAGGTTTGCTGACCTCTAAATACTGAAAAGAAAGTTTTGGGCATAGAGGGTGCGGTGATAGAAATCGCTCAAACACTCAGGAGACAGTAAACTGTCTTGAGGCAAACGCAACATTTCAGAGATCTTGACACTAAACATTGGAATCCTCACAAGAACCCCTGTTCTTACAGATTCTGCGTTTTAATGTGACACTCCTTCGTGGTTTTTGACATTGTAGGGTATATCTGGTGTGAGCCTGACCAGTTATCAGGTGGAGATTCTGGGGAATATGGCCTGCACACTGGACCCCTCCTACATCCAGAACTCTCACCCTCTCAttttggagaaactgaagaactgtGGAGATCTTTCTGATTCTCAGATCACTGCTGTACAGTCTTTGCTCCTCAGTGGGAACACCGCTTATGGGTGAGAGTGAGATTTTTGCAGATCAGTGCATACCTTTGAATTTGGTTCAgctgtagaaaaatatttctgaaccgTCACTGCATTTAAATTGTTCTAATAATGTTAGGCTTGGTGTTAAAATGGCATAAACCAAATGAAATTATTTGTGTCTATAACTGTATTGTATTAGATATGAATAAGATCTcataaacattgttttttttaatcagtaatcCCTCAACGTGGAATGAGCAGACCGTGGAGCAACTCAGCATCCTGGCTGTCTATTTCAAATCAGACCTCTGCAACACACTTAGCTTTGTATGTAAACctgttcagttttaaatttgtgtttgtgattgaTTTATTGACCCAATGTTAGACCTTTTGGGActaatttaatgttatgtctgtgtgtgcgcattgTTGAAGAATGTAAGGAGGAAGTTCTTTTCAGTCCTGAGGAAGCAGAAGATCCCGATGAAGAAGCTAAGGACATTCTTTACAGAATGCAACTCAGAAAGCGCTACAGGtaaaagtgctttacagtgtAAAAAGCACTGAGATACAGGGATATATTTTTAACTTTGTTCTGTGTCTAACAGTGAGCAACATCACAGCGGTGACAATTGCAGATGCGTCGTTTCCTTTCGGCTTTAACTCCACCCAGTTTGATCTGTATCTGGACATCGCTGTCCTGCAGAACAACCTGGCAGCCATCACTGAGAAAGTGGTGGACACCAGCTTCCAGACCGTCATTCTGAACAAGTTAAACCAGGTCAGCAGCACTGAACACTGTGACACTGGGACTCTTTAGCACTACAGTAGCACTACACGAAAGAGGAGGTTGTTTGTGCCTTTCAGTCATAAAATTCTGACATTACTGACAGTGTCGGTTTAAATATGATACttgcatattttatgttttgaaaatgtaccCCTGTCAAacagggtttgtttttgtgttgtgagtttaatgtctgtctttgtgtgtatggtggatTCACCCACACAACattttggacagtgtgtgttaggtggtatataataaattgttgattttgtgtgcatgtgtagatTTACCCATCAGGCCTTAATGATGGTGTGCTGCAGCTACTGGGTTCCGCTTCTCGTGTGGCAACAACTGATGACATTAGCAAGTGGAACATTACCATAATTGACACACTGTCCTCTTTGATGGACTCAAATGGTGGACTCTGGGAACCAGAAAAGGTAATAGaagggtgtttgtgtgtctgtgtgtgtgtgtgtgtgtgtgacctgtaaaaaaatgtttgggATTGATTACTGCCGTGATGTATTACAACCAATTTGTGAATTAAGACCATGTTTTTAACACCTTGGGAGAGACGGAGAAAGGTACAGAGGTCATCTCAGATCCTTCAGAACAAGTGAGACAATATCTGCGTTCCTgcgagaggtagagagagagagccagaatCTTCTATCcttaaaagaaacagagagtgcATCTGCAATCcttcagagagagggagaaacagagagtgcATTTGTGATCACtcagagagacagggagtgagaggGCATCTGCGTTCtttcccagagagagagaaagagcgagagaaatattttattatgatgggaagtgtttacattttgtacaGTTGATGTGAAGCACCATGACGTTCAAAACATCATCACTATAATTGAGATGGATGTGTATACCAAGGTATGTAGGAAGAAGGTTGAGCATCAGTTCTGGTTAAACTGCTGCTTCAGTTCTTAAACTATTTCATAAGTCGTTtaagacataaaaacattttatttgaacattttaatgCTCATACGCTGATATGCTTGCTACAGGAataattttttgtgtattttgtagagTAAAGCGGTGATTATGAGGTATCTGAGCATGGGGAATCCCTCTCTGGGAAGTACCGAAATAAATGTAGTTGGTTCCAACATCTGTACTTTAGACATCAGTGTACTGGAAAGTATCACTGCTGAGAGTCTGAAGTAAGTGCACACtcacatgtacatacatacacaaacatggataaacaaaataaagagaTTTGGGAATAATTCAAATACAGCAGTGCTCATGTAGTTTACATTTTGTTCTCTATGCAGGGCAGTCCTGTCTCCAGATCTGTCCTCATGTTCCATTGAGCAGAAATCTGCTCTGTACATCATCGCCAACTCTTCATTCAGCAATCAACGCAGCAATGCCAAAACCTACTACCAACTCATGAGTCCTTACCTGGGTAAAATACATGCTCACATATGTACACAACATActcaaatatataatatatcctCACCCGACAATATGCACACCTAtgcacctgcttattcatgcaaacATCCAATcaccaaaataaaaatcatgcGCATACAGATCAAGATCTTCAGTTGTCATTGACCAttacatggttgttggtgccaaacatGCTGGTTTGGGTTAtatttttctgctgtttcttGGGATTTTCTgctcaacagtctctagaatttacataGTATGATGTGGGGAAAATAACATTCACTGAGCATCAATTCTGCAAATAAATGGTTCCAGACAGGCAGGCTAGGCTATGCTAACTCAAATAACAGCACTTTACATCTGCCTTTActagcatctcagaatgcacaacacatcaaaccttggatgggctacaatagcagaagactacactgggttccactcctgtcagccaagaccaggaatctgaggctatttTGGGTACGGGCTCACTAAAACTGGatatttaaagaagaaaaacatcaccAGATCAAGGGATGTGTTTTTTCTGGGAAAACAGGCCAAGTACTAAGCAAAGCACCTGATGTACTGAAGATGACAGTAAAGAGACAGGTAGCATAAAAAGGTAACTCAGTCACCATGCAGGTGGAACATTCAATTACCTAGCATAATTGcacactctaaaaaaaaaaaatgagagggaACAGCAAAGTATACAACTGTTTGCCAAATGAGAGGCACAAAGGCTAGATGATGAGCTatacatgctactcctgagatgccagtgatcctgatcccttctgctctctggacctgcatgatccatcctgatgccctatttctggttggatttctcatcacttggaaaccatcCACTggtgctgaggatggccccacatggacagcccaAAGTTACATCACTGTGGACGGTACCGCATAGAAACCATCAaaatggctttggacttcaactGATATGAAGAGTTTTTCCACagtggcttaggactacaattgctatgatagatCTAGGACTGCAAtttccacaaacagttttgcactcaagtctccaacAGTGAACAATTggtaacttcaacaaaatagacttcctGTGTAAAATACAGTGAACTTTTGTGGTTACAGAATTgaactttttgaccatatagtatacagtaatagaagagaattatttataattgcactatccggtgtcacccagctgaggatgggttcccttttgaatctggttcctctcaaggtttcttcttcatattgtCCCTTCATATTGACTATGTTGCTGGACCTCACAAGAGATGGCGGCAGAGTGAAATACACTAGTGGCTAAGGATATGGGAAAAAAGTTTCCCCCCCAAACCCCCATCACAGCCTTTCCTCTGCTAGAAAgggtttaggttttcctgatTCAAAATGGCCTGGACTTCCTCAGTCAAAGCCCCCCTTCTCTATTATTCTGTGGTCATGTTCAGCTCAAGTCATGTACATCCAAACTGGATAGCTAGGGGTCTTACTCCCTCCTTTTCCTTAGTTTTGAGATAAATAACCAGAGACGAACATTGAATTTGGAAAATAGTGGACAATGAGCTAGCACAGACAACACTGGATAACTGAGAGGTGTTATAGGGGACACCTCTGAGGGGAATAGCTAACATCATGCAGAAGGGAAAAGCCCAGGATGGAAACTGAAAGATTCAAGCAAgataaatgtcaaaaaaagCTTTGGCTAAGAGCAACATTAACAAAGTTTAATTTGAAGGCTGAGAAATGTCCAATGACACTCCATCTGTCCCCGGACagattttaagtaaaaatataaaatgtaattcataGATATAgataatgaaaaacatttagcTTTTATGTTTGCTATACATTTTGCTTTTAAGTTTTGatctttgtgttgtgtttgtgttatctGTAGAGGGGGGATCTTACAGTAAATTTAGTTTAGGTTTTAACATATGTATGTTTAGGTGGAGCTCCACTGGAGGACATACAAGCCCTTTCAACTCATAACATCAGCATGGACATCACCGTGTTCACTAGTCTGAGCTCTGCTGTTCTTAAGGtatgaaatacaaaaagaaaagttttttcaatttttacatatgaaaatgtgaaaaatgtgttgaGAAATAGCTGGTTTTGAATTAAGACAGaaaatgcattgtgtgtgtgtgtgtgtgtgtgtgtgtgtgtgtgtgtgttaggcccTGAATGTGATGACAGCGCAAGCTCTAATGGGGGTAAATGTGGCTGACTTGAAGCTGTTTGAGCACTCTTCAGTGGTTCAGTCCTGGGTGTCACAACAGAACCAGTCTGATTTAGATATGCTGAATATTGGCATCATCAAAACCAACAGCAATAATTATACTGCCATCATCAGTACAGCCACTCCTAGTACCAGAACAGCTACTGACACTGCCATATCTAGTGTCACCAATTTTACTACAATGACTACAATTATCAACATACCTGCCACTACCAACACCAAACTCACCACCACTGCTTTCCCCACTACAAGTTTCaaaatcaccccttctattggaacaaatgtcaacacgcctgccactaccaataccatcctaaccactactgcatcccccactaaaggttttgaaatcagcacttctgtgggaacaaatgtcaacacgcctgccactaccaataccagcctaaccaccactgcatcccccaccACAAGAtttgaaatcaccccttctattggaacgAATGTCAACACGCTTGCCAATACCAAtgccagcctaaccaccactgcttcccccactacaagttttgaaatcagcacttctgttggaacaaatgtcaacacgcttgccactaccaataccatcctaaccaccactgcatcccgcaccacaagttttaaaattaccccttctattggaacaaatgtcaacacgcctgccactaccaatagcagcctaaccaccactgcatcccccaccacaagttttgaaatcaccccttctattggaacgAATGTCAACACGCTTGCCACTACCAAtgccagcctaaccaccactgcttcacccactacaagttttgaaatcagcacttctgttggaacaaatgtcaacacgcttgccactaccaataccatcctaaccaccactgcatcccccactacaagttttgaaatcagcacttctttTGGAACAACAGTgaacacgcctgccactaccaatatcagcctaaccaccactgcttcccccactacaagtgttgaaatcagcactcctcttggaacaaatgtcaacacgcctgccactaccaataccagcctaaccaccactgcatctgccactacaagttttgaaatcagcacttctgttggaacaaatgtcaacacggctgccactaccaataccagcctaaccaccactgcatcccccactacaagttttgaaatcagctcTTCTGTTGGACCAAATGTCAACAcacctgccactaccaataccatcctaaccaccactgctttccccactacaagtttcaaaatcaccccttctattggaacaaatgtcaacacgcctgccactaccaataccatcctaaccactactgcatcccccactaaaggttttgaaatcagcactcctcttggaacaaatgtcaacacgcctgccactaccaatagcagcctaaccaccactgcatcccccaccACAAGAtttgaaatcaccccttctattggaacgAATGTCAACACGCTTGCCACTACCAAtgccagcctaaccaccactgcttcccccactacaagttttgaaatcagcacttctgttggaacaaatgtcaacacgcttgccactaccaataccatcctaaccaccactgctttccccactacaagtttcaaaatcaccccttctattggaacaaatgtcaacatgcctgccactaccaataccatcctaaccactactgcatcccccactaaaggttttgaaatcagcactcctgttggaacaaatgtcaacacgcctgccactaccaatagcagcctaaccaccactgcatcccccaccacaagttttgaaatcacccCTTTTATTGGAACGAATGTCAACACGCTTGCCACTACCAAtgccagcctaaccaccactgcttcccccactacaagttttgaaatcagcacttctgttggaacaaatgtgaACAcacctgccactaccaatagcagcctaaccaccactgcttcccccactacaagttttgacaTCAGCACTACTCTTGGAACAACTGTCAACATGCCTGcgactaccaataccagcctaaccaccactacATCtgccactacaagttttgaaatcagcacttctgttggaacaaatgtcaacacgcttgCCACTACCAAtgccagcctaaccaccactgcatcccccaccACAAGTTTTaaaatcaccccttctattggaacaaatgtcaacacgcctgccactaccaataccagcctaaccaccactgcatccccc
Proteins encoded:
- the LOC128318763 gene encoding mesothelin-like protein — its product is MACTLDPSYIQNSHPLILEKLKNCGDLSDSQITAVQSLLLSGNTAYGNPSTWNEQTVEQLSILAVYFKSDLCNTLSFNVRRKFFSVLRKQKIPMKKLRTFFTECNSESATVSNITAVTIADASFPFGFNSTQFDLYLDIAVLQNNLAAITEKVVDTSFQTVILNKLNQIYPSGLNDGVLQLLGSASRVATTDDISKWNITIIDTLSSLMDSNGGLWEPEKSKAVIMRYLSMGNPSLGSTEINVVGSNICTLDISVLESITAESLKAVLSPDLSSCSIEQKSALYIIANSSFSNQRSNAKTYYQLMSPYLGGAPLEDIQALSTHNISMDITVFTSLSSAVLKALNVMTAQALMGVNVADLKLFEHSSVVQSWVSQQNQSDLDMLNIGIIKTNSNNYTAIISTATPSTRTATDTAISSVTNFTTMTTIINIPATTNTKLTTTAFPTTSFKITPSIGTNVNTPATTNTILTTTASPTKGFEISTSVGTNVNTPATTNTSLTTTASPTTRFEITPSIGTNVNTLANTNASLTTTQPNHDCIPHYKF